From a single Stomoxys calcitrans chromosome 4, idStoCalc2.1, whole genome shotgun sequence genomic region:
- the LOC106087146 gene encoding neutral alpha-glucosidase AB, with translation MRLAIFLLIFCICEYALGVDPTNFKTCEQSSFCRRSRKIQPGNSKFALVPGSMNTYSNSITADLINKDTHHLYVLKLEALVNNKFRLLIDEKTPLKPRYKVEHVLIGEPQSETLTVVKEDKSEIVLQSGSNKAVLFADPFRVDFYENEVLVVSANAKGLMNFEHLRPKPQKNSDGNPPEEEGGEAANAIPQTPEDSDPGAWEENFKSHHDSKPYGPEAIALDFSFPEAEVLFGIPEHADSFILKSTSGSDPYRLYNLDVFEYIIDSKMALYGSIPVLYGHGPKRTAGVYWQNAAETWVDIYLTEQNVVSSIVKLVSGSNKVDPPAAHFMSESGIIDAFILLGPKPMDTFKQYTALTGVAPLPQMFALAYHQCRWNYNDAKDVETVSANFDHYDIPMDIMWLDIEYTDGKKYFTWDQFKFPEPLSMIKNLTDLGRHLVIIIDPHIKRDGGYFFHNDCTENGYYVKTRDGKDYEGWCWPGSASYPDFFRQDVRDYYANQYLLSNFKTVTNDVMFWNDMNEPSVFNGPEVTMPKDMVHYGDWEHRDVHNLYGHMHIMGTFEGILRRDPKQRPFILTRAHFSGSQRYAAIWTGDNMADWGHLQHSIKMCLSEAVAGFSFCGADVGGFFGNPDAELFERWYQTGAFLPFFRSHAHIDTKRREPWLYPEKTRLVIRDAIRKRYSYLPLWYTMFYEHEMDGSPVIRPLLTHYPKDKEGYAIDNQLLLQDRILVRPVMQQGVSKVDVYFPALDEKRTVGDLWYDVDTFQKYDRVGRETIQVNDYKIPVYQRGGSIVPKKERIRRASTLMKNDPYTLIVCLDRKGKAEGTLYLDDEKSYDYRQGKFIHVNYSFDGGKLTNNFIKPPNYETKAWIERIVIAGLDRQPKSATITINGVTDKLDVSPFEKAFVIRKPGVGISKDFEIKLNY, from the exons ATGCGTTTggcaatatttttattaatattttgcaTATGCGAATATGCTCTTGGAGTAGAtccaacaaattttaaaacatgTGAACAGAGCAGTTTTTGCAG GCGAAGCCGCAAAATACAACCAGGCAATTCTAAATTTGCCTTGGTGCCTGGCTCCATGAACACCTATTCTAACTCAATAACTGCCGATTTAATCAATAAAGACactcatcatttgtatgtttTAAAATTAGAAGCTTTAGTG AATAACAAATTCCGTCTTTTGATTGATGAAAAAACACCACTGAAACCCAGATATAAAGTTGAACATGTTCTAATTGGAGAACCTCAGTCTGAAAC TCTAACTGTTGTCAAAGAAGATAAATCCGAAATAGTTTTACAATCGGGTTCCAATAAGGCTGTTCTATTTGCTGATCCCTTCCGCgtagatttctatgaaaatgaagTCTTGGTTGTGTCCGCAAATGCCAAAGGTTTAATGAATTTCGAACATCTTCGCCCCAAACCACAAAAAAATTCTGATGGCAATCCACCTGAAGAGGAGGGTGGTGAGGCAGCCAATGCTATTCCCCAAACGCCCGAAGATAGTGATCCAGGAGCCTGGgaagaaaactttaaatcgcATCATGACTCCAAGCCTTATGGACCTGAGGCAATTGCTTTGGATTTCTCTTTTCCTGAAGCCGAGGTACTCTTTGGTATACCCGAACATGCTGATTCTTTCATTTTGAAATCGACTTccggttcggatccttaccgtTTATACAATTTGGATGTCTTCGAGTATATTATTGATAGTAAGATGGCTTTGTATGGTTCCATACCGGTGCTGTATGGTCATGG GCCAAAACGCACTGCCGGTGTCTATTGGCAAAATGCTGCTGAGACCTGGGTTGACATCTATTTGACTGAACAAAATGTTGTCTCCTCTATAGTGAAATTAGTTtctggctcaaataaagtcgaTCCCCCAGCTGCCCATTTCATGTCAGAATCTGGCATCATAGATGCTTTCATTTTGCTGGGTCCCAAACCCATGGACACCTTCAAGCAATATACCGCACTTACCGGCGTGGCACCTTTGCCTCAAATGTTTGCCCTGGCCTATCATCAGTGCCGTTGGAATTATAATGATGCCAAAGATGTGGAGACTGTATCGGCCAATTTCGATCATTATGACATTCCCATGGATATTATGTGGTTGGACATTGAATACACCGAtggcaaaaaatatttcacctGGGATCAATTCAAATTTCCCGAACCCTTGAGCATGATTAAGAACTTAACGGATCTAGGTCGCCACCTGGTCATTATTATTGATCCTCATATTAAACGTGATGGTGGTTATTTCTTCCACAACGATTGCACTGAAAACGGCTATTATGTTAAGACACGTGACGGCAAGGACTATGAAGGTTGGTGCTGGCCTGGTTCAGCCAGTTATCCAGATTTCTTCCGTCAAGATGTCAGAGACTACTATGCAAATCAATATCTGTTGTCTAACTTTAAGACTGTCACCAATGATGTCATGTTTTGGAATGATATGAATGAGCCTTCGGTGTTCAATGGACCTGAGGTTACTATGCCCAAGGATATGGTACATTATGGTGACTGGGAGCACAGAGATGTGCATAATTTGTATGGCCATATGCATATTATGGGCACATTTGAGGGCATACTAAGACGCGATCCCAAACAGAGACCTTTCATTCTGACTAGGGCCCACTTTTCGGGATCTCAGCGTTATGCTGCCATCTGGACTGGCGACAACATGGCTGATTGGGGCCATCtacaacattccattaaaatgTGTCTCTCTGAAGCAGTGGCTGGTTTCTCCTTCTGTGGTGCCGATGTTGGTGGTTTCTTTGGCAATCCCGATGCTGAATTATTCGAGAGATGGTATCAGACTGGTGCTTTTCTGCCATTCTTCCGTTCTCATGCTCACATCGATACGAAGAGACGTGAACCTTGGCTGTATCCTGAGAAAACTCGTTTGGTCATACGTGATGCCATACGCAAGAGATATTCGTATTTGCCTTTATGGTACACCATGTTCTATGAGCATGAGATGGATGGTAGTCCTGTTATACGTCCCTTGCTTACCCACTATCCCAAGGATAAAGAAGGTTATGCCATCGATAATCAGCTATTGTTGCAAGATCGTATTTTGGTAAGACCTGTTATGCAACAGGGCGTCAGTAAAGTGGATGTATATTTCCCTGCTCTGGATGAGAAACGAACAGTTGGTGATTTGTGGTATGATGTGGATACATTCCAGAAATATGATCGTGTTGGAAGGGAGACCATACAAGTCAATGATTATAAG ATTCCTGTTTATCAACGTGGTGGCTCTATTGTACCCAAAAAGGAACGCATTCGCCGTGCTTCAACCCTCATGAAGAATGATCCATACACTTTGATTGTTTGTCTCGATCGTAAGGGCAAAGCGGAAGGCACCCTATACCTGGACGATGAGAAATCTTACGATTATCGTCAAGGCAAATTCATCCATGTCAACTATAGCTTCGATGGCGGTAAGCTGACGAATAATTTCATCAAACCTCCCAACTATGAAACCAAAGCATGGATCGAACGCATTGTTATTGCTGGCCTGGATCGCCAGCCAAAATCGGCCACAATTACCATTAATGGAGTCACTGACAAATTGGATGTCTCACCATTCGAAAAGGCCTTTGTTATACGCAAACCGGGTGTGGGGATTTCTAAAGATTTTGAAATTAAACTCAACTATTAG
- the LOC106087138 gene encoding tektin-3, which produces MSAKFEQTVMYSQLQPWSTAGAPPCMEPVSGPSIPPRVGTAYQNAHPHPWRPTLSYEMIEVKNLAEQPVTNQLVKPTFAPAHMSTEPLTFPNLVTGFSQNPQHAARAALYTRYTPGEWANNNLSKYAESNINRNQSERLRNDAVRLMRETDEKTAQGQRDAGRRLGERITDVTFWRNELNTEMEKLVSESSAFTELKRKCAKAMMDLEAPLHIAQECLYHREGRAGVEKVHDCVEKALLLEIDNLRNARDKLKELHERITIQAHDCRAAQHLLEEDVSGKDSTLGIDTVCHQLNNYSRGLAYYGGIEKYDPTVSTQESWAEASSQRVSRSQSERAKLSQLRSDADTMVNAIATAVWDHWSNTNNAFDRRSQEMAESKNKIQLHLHKTQQELFDLEKHIFLLQKAIQDKSNPLKVAQTRMEARSHRTGVELCKDYAQMRLTQEVHELKDTVNNLHHKLQEAEAQHQSLLKTRASLESDLRNKVNALFIDREKCMGLRRAFPVNNMIKY; this is translated from the exons atgtctGCAAAATTTGAACAAACTGTAATGTATTCGCAATTACAGCCATGGAGTACGGCTGGGGCACCACCATGCATGGAGCCTGTCTCAGGGCCATCGATACCACCACGTGTGGGAACGGCATATCAG AATGCCCATCCTCATCCATGGCGTCCAACGTTAAGCTATGAAATGATTGAAGTCAAAAATCTGGCAGAGCAACCAGTTACCAATCAGCTGGTTAAGCCCACATTTGCCCCAGCTCATATGTCAACCGAGCCTTTGACATTTCCCAATTTGGTCACAGGTTTTAGTCAAAATCCTCAACATGCAGCCAGAGCAGCTTTGTATACGCGTTACACCCCAGGGGAATGGGCTAACAATAATCTGTCCAAATATGCGGAGTCGAATATTAATCG CAATCAATCGGAGCGCTTGAGAAATGATGCCGTTCGTCTTATGCGTGAAACCGATGAGAAGACCGCCCAGGGACAGCGTGATGCTGGCCGTCGTTTGGGTGAACGCATCACAGATGTTACATTTTGGCGCAATGAACTGAATACGGAAATGGAAAAACTGGTCAGCGAATCATCGGCATTCACAGAATTGAAACGCAAATGTGCCAAGGCCATGATGGATTTGGAAGCACCGCTGCATATAGCCCAAGAGTGCCTGTATCATCGTGAAGGTCGTGCGGGGGTAGAGAAAGTTCATGATTGTGTGGAGAAAGCTTTGCTTTTGGAGATTGACAATCTGAGAAATGCTCGTGATAAACTGAAGGAATTACATGAAAGG atcACCATTCAAGCCCATGATTGCCGTGCTGCCCAACATCTTCTGGAGGAAGATGTCTCAGGCAAGGACTCTACTCTGGGAATTGATACTGTGTGCCATCAATTGAACAACTATAGCCGAGGTTTAGCTTATTATGGGGGTATTGAAAAATATGATCCCACTGTGAGTACACAGGAGTCATGGGCTGAGGCTAGTAGTCAACGTGTTAGCAG ATCTCAATCTGAAAGAGCAAAACTTTCTCAATTGCGTAGTGACGCTGATACAATGGTAAATGCCATTGCCACTGCCGTATGGGATCACTGGAGCAATACGAATAATGCCTTCGATAGACGATCGCAAGAAATGGCcgaatcgaaaaataaaatccaaTTGCATTTGCACAAAACTCAACAAGAGCTATTCGATTTGGAGAAACACATCTTTCTGCTGCAGAAAGCCATACAGGATAAATCGAATCCGCTTAAAGTGGCTCAGACAAGAATGGAGGCACGCTCACACCGCACAGGTGTGGAATTGTGCAA GGACTATGCCCAAATGCGTTTGACACAGGAAGTTCATGAGCTCAAGGATACAGTCAATAATCTACATCATAAACTGCAAGAAGCCGAAGCGCAACATCAGAGTTTACTTAAGACTCGAGCTAGCCTGGAAAGTGATTTGCGTAATAAAGTTAATGCCCTGTTCATTGATCGTGAGAAATGTATGGGTCTGAGACGTGCTTTCCCCGTTAATAATATGATCAAATATTAG